Proteins encoded by one window of Sediminicoccus rosea:
- a CDS encoding AraC family transcriptional regulator has product MPTTTRTPKTRTLADHAARIARAMAHLAAHPDRTPSLEELAGVAAFSPWHFHRAYRSLTGETPAETLTRIRLSRAAAALIKSDAPMARVAAAAGYGSTAAFTRAFREALGIPPGAYRQRAAIGTPIPEEDSMQDIIIVETPPLHLAALPHRGSFDAIGPVFDRLSAWAGARGLIQDATRFIGIYLDDPHSTPEAELRSKAALTVPPGTPLDPGMEAVELPALRCARLRYQGPYAELEAIYDRLYGEWLPQSGEEPGEFPVLEEYLNDCRTLPPAEWLTDILLPLKPR; this is encoded by the coding sequence ATGCCGACCACGACACGCACGCCCAAGACCCGGACCCTGGCCGACCACGCCGCGCGCATCGCGCGCGCCATGGCCCACCTCGCCGCCCATCCGGACCGCACCCCGAGCCTGGAGGAGCTGGCCGGCGTCGCCGCCTTCTCGCCCTGGCATTTCCATCGCGCCTATCGCTCCCTGACCGGCGAGACGCCGGCCGAGACGCTCACGCGCATCCGCCTCTCGCGCGCCGCGGCCGCGCTCATCAAGAGCGACGCGCCGATGGCGCGGGTCGCAGCCGCGGCGGGCTACGGCTCGACCGCTGCCTTCACCCGCGCCTTTCGCGAGGCGCTGGGCATCCCGCCCGGCGCCTATCGCCAGCGTGCCGCCATCGGCACCCCCATCCCGGAGGAGGACAGCATGCAGGACATCATCATCGTCGAGACGCCGCCGCTGCATCTGGCGGCGCTGCCGCATCGCGGCTCCTTCGACGCGATCGGCCCGGTCTTCGACCGGCTGAGCGCCTGGGCCGGCGCGCGCGGCCTGATCCAGGACGCCACGCGCTTCATCGGCATCTACCTCGATGACCCGCACAGCACGCCCGAGGCCGAGCTGCGCTCCAAGGCCGCGCTCACCGTGCCGCCGGGCACCCCGCTCGATCCGGGCATGGAGGCGGTGGAGCTGCCCGCGCTGCGCTGCGCCCGGCTGCGCTACCAGGGCCCCTATGCCGAGCTGGAGGCGATCTATGACCGGCTCTATGGCGAATGGCTGCCGCAGTCGGGCGAGGAACCGGGCGAGTTCCCGGTCCTCGAGGAATACCTGAATGACTGCCGCACCCTGCCGCCCGCCGAATGGCTGACCGACATCCTGCTGCCGCTGAAGCCACGCTGA
- a CDS encoding response regulator transcription factor — protein sequence MPQTIALVDDDRNILTSLSMTLEQEGYTVRTYTDGESALQGLMGKPADLAVLDIKMPRMDGMELLQRLRARSAMPVIFLTSKDEEVDELMGLRLGADDYITKPFSQRLVLERIRALLRRNEAMKAESSGVVAGGLLVRGDLTLDETKHTCTWKGKQVQLTVTEFLLVKTLALRPGLVKNRDQLIDAAYGENIYVDDRTIDSHVKRVRKKFRAVDDEFAQIETLYGIGYRYKEQ from the coding sequence ATGCCGCAAACCATCGCCCTCGTGGATGACGACCGCAACATCCTCACCTCGCTGTCCATGACGCTGGAGCAGGAGGGCTACACCGTCCGCACCTACACGGATGGCGAGAGCGCGCTTCAGGGGCTGATGGGCAAGCCCGCCGACCTCGCCGTGCTCGACATCAAGATGCCGCGCATGGACGGGATGGAGCTGCTGCAGCGCCTGCGTGCGCGCAGCGCCATGCCGGTGATCTTCCTCACCTCCAAGGATGAGGAAGTGGATGAGCTGATGGGCCTGCGCCTCGGCGCGGATGACTACATCACCAAGCCCTTCAGCCAGCGCCTGGTGCTGGAGCGCATCCGCGCGCTGCTTCGCCGGAACGAGGCGATGAAGGCCGAGAGCAGCGGCGTGGTGGCGGGCGGCCTGCTGGTGCGCGGCGACCTCACGCTGGACGAGACGAAGCACACCTGCACCTGGAAGGGAAAGCAGGTGCAGCTGACCGTCACCGAATTCCTGCTGGTGAAGACGCTCGCCCTGCGCCCCGGCCTGGTGAAAAATCGCGACCAGCTGATCGACGCCGCCTATGGCGAGAACATCTACGTGGATGACCGCACCATCGACAGCCACGTGAAGCGCGTGCGCAAGAAATTCCGCGCCGTGGATGACGAGTTCGCGCAGATCGAGACGCTCTACGGGATCGGCTACCGCTACAAGGAGCAGTAG
- a CDS encoding methyl-accepting chemotaxis protein — protein MRIRTVFYIGFLAVALPGLLGTSWLAWEGARTLASSQRAEVAARVISDVQRAQTALAVESGHLNVAAQAASPDRAFLATTAATTDGLLAAAERSTREAGFDAAAIREGIATLARFRQRLEGMLARPPAERDATFAAELLAARTAAGTQMGQLAAVAAERVATEAPAIAAPVNVALQAMDMREYAGRRNLMMNAWVSGRPIPPEQLVAAEQMTGRVEQAWESVQRMVAALKDAPALTAEVQRQIQVFQNRDAVRWNRLMEWARARPAPGAPATPWSEDLTAFRAWSLPAQASILQLRDTALDDALGKARDMTRAAWLSLGIGLALVLVTALLSAAAVLLLLRRVVSPLQATTEVVDRIATGELTTAVPGQDRQDELGRLATAVETLRRGALQREELAAARLAEESAKADRAQRIEALIHRFESETAEVLGALTVAASGLEQTSTEMSVNATDGTERATSVAAAAEQASANVQSVAGASEELSASIAEISRQVQEAAAVARDAASNAQETDATVQGLANAAQRIGEVVQLISGIASQTNLLALNATIEAARAGEAGKGFAVVASEVKTLAAQTAKATEEIGAQIGTMQQETARTVAAIAGISRTISQMEANTSAVAAAAEQQSAATREIGRAVAEAAAGTQDAARHAAGVREGAERTGSSAVELRGASGNLARQADQMRGQVDRFLAEIRAA, from the coding sequence ATGCGCATCCGCACCGTCTTCTACATCGGTTTCCTCGCCGTCGCGCTGCCCGGGCTGCTCGGCACCAGTTGGCTCGCCTGGGAGGGTGCGCGGACCCTGGCCAGCAGCCAGCGGGCCGAGGTCGCCGCCCGGGTGATCAGCGACGTGCAGCGCGCCCAGACCGCCCTCGCGGTCGAATCCGGGCATCTGAACGTCGCCGCCCAGGCCGCCAGCCCCGACCGGGCCTTCCTCGCGACCACGGCGGCGACGACCGACGGCCTCCTCGCCGCGGCCGAGCGCAGCACGCGCGAGGCGGGGTTCGATGCGGCGGCCATCCGGGAGGGCATCGCCACCCTGGCGCGTTTCCGCCAGCGGCTCGAGGGCATGCTGGCCCGCCCGCCCGCCGAGCGCGATGCCACCTTCGCCGCCGAATTGCTGGCTGCGCGCACCGCTGCGGGCACCCAGATGGGACAGCTGGCCGCCGTCGCGGCCGAGCGCGTGGCGACCGAGGCCCCGGCCATCGCAGCACCGGTCAATGTCGCGCTCCAGGCCATGGACATGCGGGAATATGCCGGCCGCCGGAACCTGATGATGAATGCCTGGGTGTCCGGCCGGCCGATCCCGCCCGAGCAACTGGTCGCGGCCGAGCAGATGACGGGCCGCGTCGAGCAGGCCTGGGAAAGCGTGCAGCGCATGGTCGCCGCGCTGAAGGATGCGCCCGCCCTGACGGCCGAGGTGCAGCGTCAGATCCAGGTCTTCCAGAACCGCGATGCGGTGCGCTGGAACCGGCTGATGGAGTGGGCGCGGGCCCGCCCCGCCCCGGGCGCGCCGGCCACCCCCTGGTCGGAGGATCTCACGGCCTTCCGCGCCTGGTCCCTCCCGGCCCAGGCCAGCATCCTGCAGCTGCGCGACACCGCGCTGGACGATGCGCTGGGCAAGGCGCGGGACATGACGCGCGCGGCCTGGCTGTCGCTCGGCATCGGCCTCGCGCTCGTGCTGGTGACGGCGCTGCTCTCGGCCGCCGCCGTGCTGCTGCTGCTGCGCCGCGTGGTCTCGCCCCTGCAGGCCACGACCGAGGTGGTGGACCGCATCGCCACCGGCGAACTCACCACCGCCGTGCCCGGCCAGGACCGGCAGGATGAGCTGGGCCGCCTGGCCACGGCGGTGGAGACGCTGCGCCGCGGCGCGCTGCAGCGCGAGGAACTGGCCGCGGCGCGCCTGGCGGAGGAATCCGCCAAGGCCGACCGCGCCCAGCGGATCGAGGCGCTGATCCACCGCTTCGAATCCGAGACGGCGGAGGTGCTGGGCGCCCTCACCGTCGCGGCCAGCGGGCTGGAACAGACCTCGACGGAGATGAGCGTGAACGCCACCGACGGCACCGAGCGCGCCACCTCCGTCGCCGCCGCCGCCGAGCAGGCGAGTGCCAATGTGCAATCCGTGGCTGGCGCCTCGGAGGAGCTTTCCGCCTCGATCGCCGAGATCTCGCGCCAGGTGCAGGAGGCCGCGGCCGTGGCGCGCGACGCCGCCAGCAATGCGCAGGAGACAGATGCGACGGTGCAGGGCCTGGCCAATGCCGCCCAGCGCATCGGCGAGGTGGTGCAACTCATCAGCGGCATCGCCAGCCAGACCAACCTTCTCGCCCTGAACGCGACGATCGAGGCCGCCCGCGCGGGCGAGGCGGGCAAGGGCTTCGCCGTCGTCGCCTCCGAGGTGAAGACACTCGCGGCCCAGACCGCCAAGGCCACCGAGGAGATCGGCGCGCAGATTGGCACGATGCAGCAGGAGACCGCGCGCACCGTGGCCGCCATCGCCGGCATCTCGCGCACCATCTCGCAGATGGAAGCGAATACCAGCGCCGTTGCGGCGGCGGCGGAACAGCAGTCGGCCGCGACGCGGGAGATCGGCCGCGCGGTGGCGGAGGCCGCGGCGGGCACGCAGGACGCCGCGCGCCATGCCGCCGGAGTGCGCGAAGGCGCCGAGCGGACCGGCAGCTCCGCCGTCGAACTGCGCGGCGCCTCCGGCAACCTCGCCCGCCAGGCGGATCAGATGCGCGGCCAGGTGGACCGGTTCCTGGCGGAGATCCGCGCCGCCTGA
- a CDS encoding HAD family hydrolase: MIQWVVFDVGGVLVDEARLIRGWAGVLDMHEVDFTEALRQGIAAGKGIGGTIREIAPALDIKAHRQRLAGLEIPGEDDLYPDVRDAFMALRDAGFRLGIAGNQPDGVLEALHALDLGADFIATSHQWGVSKPDPRFFEEVLRATGAEPARVAYVGDRVDNDVEPARAAGMHPVFIPRGIWGEVQDASAQGVARVTSLLELPACVAPR, from the coding sequence GTGATCCAGTGGGTGGTCTTCGATGTCGGTGGCGTGCTGGTGGATGAGGCGCGGCTGATCCGCGGCTGGGCCGGCGTGCTCGACATGCACGAGGTGGATTTCACCGAGGCGCTGCGCCAGGGCATCGCCGCCGGCAAGGGCATCGGCGGGACCATCCGCGAGATCGCCCCCGCGCTCGACATCAAGGCGCATCGCCAGCGCCTCGCCGGCCTCGAAATCCCGGGCGAGGATGATCTCTACCCCGATGTGCGCGATGCCTTCATGGCCCTCCGCGATGCGGGCTTCCGGCTCGGCATCGCCGGCAACCAGCCCGATGGCGTGCTGGAGGCGCTGCACGCGCTGGACCTCGGCGCCGATTTCATCGCGACCTCCCACCAATGGGGCGTCTCCAAGCCCGATCCTCGCTTCTTCGAGGAAGTGCTGCGCGCCACGGGCGCCGAGCCCGCGCGCGTCGCCTATGTGGGCGACCGCGTGGACAATGACGTGGAGCCGGCGCGCGCCGCCGGCATGCACCCGGTCTTCATCCCGCGCGGGATCTGGGGCGAGGTGCAGGATGCCTCGGCGCAAGGCGTGGCCCGCGTGACAAGCCTGCTGGAATTGCCGGCATGCGTCGCGCCGCGCTGA
- a CDS encoding hydrolase yields MMLARRSLLLGAAAALAAPATLRAQEALPPILMVHGNGDHAALWLTTLWRFEVNGWPRDRLMAVNMPDPLARANDAVPQDNRSSSAEQTQRLAAFVAELRARTGAPRVALIGNSRGGYPIRDFVVHQGGATQVSHAITCGTPNRGVFDWEFNEGSEFNARSPFLRRLNGGASDVVEGTAFLALRSDNDLFAQPDGRFVGRPGTPTGITQDGPALRGATNILLPGLDHREIAYHWRAFREQFRFIAGREPATLTVPAEARPVLNGLVTNLVAGGATNRPVAGAVVEIFRTDARTGARIGEAIHRRETGTDGVWGPVTVQSDWTLEIVLTAPGHPTAHYFRSPFPRSTEVLHLRPPAPLTEADRAAASLTRLTRPRGYFSWPRDVVLLDGREVAERREGVASLAVANLRLPAERLGTPIAGVFNQEGIAGRVLPLSENRIALLEMTW; encoded by the coding sequence ATGATGCTCGCCCGACGCTCCCTGCTCCTCGGCGCCGCCGCCGCGCTCGCCGCCCCCGCCACCCTGCGCGCGCAGGAAGCCTTGCCGCCCATCCTCATGGTGCATGGCAATGGCGACCATGCCGCGCTCTGGCTCACCACCCTCTGGCGCTTCGAGGTGAATGGCTGGCCGCGCGATCGCCTGATGGCGGTCAACATGCCGGACCCGCTGGCGCGCGCGAATGACGCGGTGCCGCAGGACAACCGCAGCTCCAGCGCCGAGCAGACCCAGCGCCTGGCCGCCTTCGTGGCCGAGCTGCGGGCCCGCACCGGCGCGCCGCGCGTGGCGCTCATCGGCAATTCGCGCGGCGGCTATCCAATCCGCGATTTCGTGGTGCACCAGGGCGGTGCCACGCAGGTCAGCCACGCCATCACCTGCGGCACGCCCAATCGCGGCGTCTTCGACTGGGAGTTCAACGAAGGGAGTGAGTTCAACGCGCGCAGCCCCTTCCTGCGGCGGCTGAACGGCGGCGCCTCCGACGTGGTGGAGGGTACGGCCTTCCTCGCGCTGCGCTCCGACAATGACCTCTTCGCCCAGCCCGATGGCCGCTTCGTCGGCCGCCCCGGCACGCCCACCGGCATCACGCAGGATGGCCCCGCGCTGCGCGGCGCCACCAACATCCTGCTGCCCGGGCTGGACCACCGCGAGATCGCCTATCACTGGCGTGCCTTCCGCGAGCAGTTCCGCTTCATCGCCGGACGCGAACCCGCGACGCTCACCGTGCCAGCCGAGGCGCGGCCGGTGCTGAATGGCCTGGTCACCAACCTCGTCGCCGGCGGTGCCACCAACCGCCCCGTCGCGGGTGCCGTGGTGGAGATCTTCCGCACCGATGCCCGCACAGGTGCGCGCATCGGCGAGGCGATCCATCGGCGCGAGACGGGCACGGATGGGGTCTGGGGGCCGGTGACGGTGCAGAGCGACTGGACGCTGGAAATCGTGCTGACGGCGCCCGGCCATCCGACCGCGCATTACTTCCGCTCGCCCTTCCCGCGGTCGACCGAGGTGCTGCACCTGCGCCCGCCCGCCCCACTCACCGAGGCGGATCGTGCCGCCGCCAGCCTCACGCGCCTCACGCGGCCGCGCGGCTATTTCTCCTGGCCGCGCGACGTGGTGCTGCTGGATGGGCGCGAGGTGGCGGAGCGGCGCGAAGGTGTCGCGAGCCTCGCCGTGGCCAATCTCCGCCTGCCGGCCGAGCGCCTGGGCACACCCATCGCGGGCGTCTTCAACCAGGAAGGCATCGCGGGCCGCGTGCTGCCGCTCTCGGAGAATCGCATCGCGCTTCTGGAGATGACGTGGTGA
- a CDS encoding Bug family tripartite tricarboxylate transporter substrate binding protein produces MFGRRAFLAAPAILASTQARAWEPARPIQLIVGFAPGGGADLAGRAAAEAAQRLFPTPIIVVNRPGAGGAIAAQQVAGMAPDGLNLLVGGGSESISLPAFRDLPYDPKTSFRAIIRLTRQPLLIVARRGGPYGDLRAAVEAARRAPGTIPHASSGQGSIYHAVFVLLQQAAGVEFLHVPFTGGAPSLQALMAGTVQLAVLAPEEMAGLAQAGEVRPLAVASAERLAAFRDVPTLRELGWDVVIENMKGLNAPAGLPDDIAATLHDRFRRARENPAWQNFLERTGAMDGYLDGPGYQAAMDSVLDALRRAVRR; encoded by the coding sequence ATGTTCGGACGCAGGGCGTTCCTGGCGGCACCCGCCATTCTCGCCAGCACGCAGGCGCGGGCCTGGGAGCCGGCGCGGCCCATCCAGCTCATCGTCGGCTTCGCGCCGGGCGGCGGCGCGGACCTCGCGGGCCGTGCGGCGGCGGAAGCCGCGCAGCGCCTCTTTCCCACGCCCATCATCGTGGTGAACCGGCCCGGCGCGGGCGGCGCCATCGCGGCGCAGCAGGTCGCCGGCATGGCGCCGGATGGGCTGAACCTGCTGGTCGGCGGCGGCAGCGAGAGCATTTCGCTGCCCGCCTTCCGCGACCTGCCCTATGACCCCAAGACCTCCTTCCGCGCCATCATTCGCCTGACGCGGCAGCCGCTGCTGATCGTGGCGCGGCGCGGCGGCCCCTATGGGGATCTGCGCGCGGCGGTGGAGGCGGCCCGGCGTGCGCCCGGCACCATCCCGCATGCCTCCTCCGGCCAGGGCTCGATCTATCACGCGGTCTTTGTGCTGCTGCAGCAGGCGGCGGGCGTGGAGTTCCTGCACGTGCCCTTCACCGGCGGCGCGCCCTCGCTCCAGGCACTGATGGCCGGCACGGTGCAGCTTGCCGTGCTGGCGCCGGAGGAGATGGCGGGCCTGGCCCAGGCCGGCGAGGTGCGGCCGCTCGCCGTCGCCTCGGCCGAGCGGCTTGCCGCCTTCCGCGATGTACCGACGCTGCGCGAGCTGGGCTGGGATGTGGTGATCGAGAACATGAAGGGGCTGAACGCGCCCGCCGGCCTGCCGGACGACATCGCCGCCACCCTGCATGACCGCTTCCGCCGTGCGCGCGAGAACCCGGCCTGGCAGAATTTCCTGGAGCGCACTGGCGCGATGGACGGCTACCTGGACGGGCCCGGCTATCAGGCGGCGATGGATTCGGTGCTGGATGCGCTGCGCCGCGCCGTCCGTCGCTGA
- a CDS encoding amidohydrolase family protein, producing the protein MMRHPTPAGATDCHMHIYGPEARYPVAPTNPSPVPFTSDLPAYRAVKARLGLGRTVVVQPTAYGLDNACTMDAVAELGLDAARAVVAVTVETSIAELQRLHAAGARGARAFMLKGGPVPWEGLPALAAHVAPLGWHVQLQFDGGEMEARAPLIASLPCDVVIDHIGRFHDPVPPSAPPVRALLRLLESGRVWVKASSPYGVSRSGPPAYADVAAIARAIIAAAPERVVWGSNWPHPNAPAPKPDEATLLDLLAEWAPGESQRRAILVDNAARLYDF; encoded by the coding sequence ATGATGCGACACCCCACCCCCGCCGGCGCCACCGACTGCCACATGCACATCTATGGGCCGGAAGCGCGCTATCCCGTGGCGCCGACCAACCCCTCGCCAGTGCCCTTCACGAGCGACTTGCCCGCCTATCGCGCCGTGAAGGCGCGGCTCGGCCTCGGGCGCACCGTGGTGGTGCAGCCCACCGCCTATGGGCTGGACAATGCCTGCACCATGGATGCGGTGGCCGAGCTTGGCCTCGATGCCGCGCGCGCCGTGGTGGCGGTGACGGTGGAGACGTCGATCGCGGAATTGCAGCGCCTGCATGCGGCCGGCGCGCGCGGAGCGCGAGCCTTCATGCTGAAGGGCGGTCCCGTCCCCTGGGAGGGGCTGCCGGCGCTTGCCGCGCATGTCGCGCCGCTCGGCTGGCATGTGCAGCTGCAATTCGATGGCGGCGAGATGGAAGCGCGCGCGCCGCTCATCGCCAGCCTGCCCTGCGACGTGGTGATCGATCACATCGGCCGCTTCCATGATCCGGTGCCGCCCTCCGCGCCGCCCGTGCGCGCGCTGCTGCGCCTGTTGGAAAGCGGGCGCGTCTGGGTGAAGGCCTCCTCGCCCTATGGCGTCTCGCGATCCGGTCCGCCCGCCTATGCGGATGTGGCCGCCATTGCCCGCGCCATCATCGCGGCGGCGCCGGAGCGCGTGGTCTGGGGCTCCAACTGGCCGCATCCCAATGCGCCCGCGCCCAAGCCGGACGAGGCCACCTTGCTCGACCTGCTGGCCGAATGGGCGCCCGGGGAATCGCAGCGCCGCGCCATCCTCGTGGACAATGCGGCGCGGCTTTACGACTTCTGA
- a CDS encoding amidohydrolase: MEPADIILSGGKIITADARFSIAQSVAIRAGRFIAVGEDTMVQRHAAPHTRHIALDGRAVLPGLIDGHAHMDREGLKDVFPSLAGCRSIAAIQARIAELAKDKAPGEWIVTMPVGEPPFYWDLPESLAEGRWPTRQELDDAAPRNPVYIRPIWGFWRHSLPLVSIANTMALKLAGITRETAPPHPSVTIRKDAAGEPDGVIIEQGYVPLMELAAFHMAPGFTHAHRVAGLPKSAAMYHAFGTTSIYEEHGVAAELLAAYREVHAAGKLTMRSHLALSPDWRGMEGVSMERLISGWAHQLAGAGLGDDMLRLSGLITEIGRTPDNALRAQAAPYTGWAGFNYDMGLDRERAKDMLIACARHSIRAIGIWPNMLDLFAEVNEVVPIRDLRWVLGHIAVLSQEQVHRIRDLGLVLTTHTNRYIYKEGHLLVERNKLPDEDSISPLRWLEEAGVTYALATDNVPVSMFYPMWQAVSRQNMHTQRAVGERQAISRESAIRAATNAGAYLTMSERDKGAIEPGKLADLAVLTADPLTVELSALKDIAAEMTMVGGEIVHRAPGTAQKS; the protein is encoded by the coding sequence ATGGAACCGGCCGACATCATCCTCAGCGGCGGCAAGATCATCACCGCCGATGCGCGCTTCTCCATCGCCCAATCCGTCGCGATCCGCGCCGGCCGCTTCATCGCGGTGGGCGAGGACACGATGGTGCAGCGCCACGCGGCGCCGCACACGCGGCACATCGCGCTGGATGGCCGCGCCGTGCTGCCCGGGCTGATCGATGGCCACGCCCATATGGATCGCGAGGGGCTGAAGGACGTCTTCCCGAGCCTGGCCGGCTGCCGCTCCATCGCCGCCATCCAGGCGCGCATCGCGGAGCTGGCGAAGGACAAGGCGCCGGGCGAATGGATCGTCACCATGCCGGTGGGCGAACCACCCTTCTACTGGGACCTGCCGGAATCGCTCGCCGAGGGCCGCTGGCCGACGCGGCAGGAACTGGATGACGCGGCCCCGCGCAACCCCGTCTATATCCGGCCGATCTGGGGCTTCTGGCGGCATTCGCTGCCGCTCGTCTCCATCGCGAACACGATGGCGCTGAAGCTCGCCGGCATCACGCGCGAGACGGCGCCGCCGCACCCTTCCGTCACCATCCGCAAGGATGCGGCGGGCGAGCCGGATGGCGTGATCATCGAGCAGGGCTACGTGCCGCTGATGGAGCTCGCCGCCTTCCATATGGCGCCGGGCTTCACCCATGCGCATCGGGTGGCCGGGCTTCCGAAATCGGCCGCGATGTATCATGCCTTCGGCACCACGAGTATCTATGAGGAGCATGGCGTGGCGGCCGAGCTGCTCGCCGCCTATCGCGAGGTGCATGCGGCGGGGAAACTCACCATGCGCTCCCACCTGGCGCTGAGCCCGGATTGGCGCGGGATGGAGGGTGTCTCCATGGAGCGGCTGATCAGCGGCTGGGCGCATCAGCTCGCCGGCGCGGGGCTGGGTGATGACATGCTGCGCCTTTCCGGCCTCATCACCGAAATCGGGCGCACGCCGGACAATGCTTTGCGCGCGCAGGCCGCGCCCTATACCGGCTGGGCGGGCTTCAACTACGACATGGGGCTGGATCGCGAGCGCGCGAAGGACATGCTGATCGCCTGCGCGCGCCACAGCATCCGCGCCATCGGCATCTGGCCCAACATGCTCGACCTGTTTGCCGAGGTGAACGAGGTGGTGCCCATCCGCGACCTGCGCTGGGTGCTGGGCCATATCGCGGTGCTGAGCCAGGAGCAGGTGCACCGCATCCGCGACCTCGGCCTGGTGCTCACCACCCATACCAATCGCTACATCTACAAGGAGGGGCACCTGCTGGTGGAGCGCAACAAGCTGCCCGACGAGGACAGCATCTCGCCGCTGCGCTGGCTGGAGGAGGCGGGCGTCACCTATGCGCTCGCCACGGACAATGTCCCCGTCTCGATGTTCTATCCGATGTGGCAGGCGGTCTCGCGGCAGAACATGCACACGCAGCGCGCGGTGGGCGAGCGCCAGGCGATCAGCCGTGAAAGCGCCATCCGCGCGGCGACCAATGCGGGCGCGTATCTCACCATGAGCGAGCGCGACAAGGGCGCGATCGAACCCGGCAAGCTCGCCGATCTTGCGGTGCTGACGGCGGATCCGCTGACGGTGGAGCTATCCGCGCTGAAGGACATCGCGGCGGAGATGACGATGGTGGGCGGCGAGATCGTCCACCGCGCCCCGGGCACCGCTCAGAAGTCGTAA
- a CDS encoding tripartite tricarboxylate transporter substrate-binding protein: MRRLLLAALLLLPLHPHAQTFPERPLTLVVPFAPGGTIDVLARVLAPELSAALGQPVAIDTRPGAGGNVGAAYVAQQSRPDGHTILFTGAGLASSVSLSNLGFDPVRDLTPVLGVGAIPSLLVVSPQSPHRDVASLLAAARAAPGRVSYGSSGPGTGSHLAGVLLGAAAGVELLHVPYRGSGAVYPDLIAQRIDMLLDVMASSIGQVQQGTVRALGITSRNRSDVLPQVPAIAETVPGYAFETWVGLFIRSGAPEGTQRRLEAAALTALQAAPVRERLRLSAAQPIPAESAAFTAYFRADVERWAEMVRQGRLQRSE; the protein is encoded by the coding sequence ATGCGCCGCCTGCTGCTCGCTGCCCTGCTCCTGCTGCCGCTTCACCCGCACGCGCAAACATTCCCCGAACGCCCGTTGACGCTGGTGGTGCCCTTCGCACCGGGTGGCACGATTGATGTGCTGGCCCGCGTGCTGGCGCCGGAGCTGTCCGCCGCGCTGGGCCAGCCGGTGGCGATCGACACGCGGCCCGGTGCGGGCGGCAATGTCGGCGCGGCCTATGTGGCGCAGCAGTCGCGGCCGGATGGGCACACCATCCTCTTCACCGGCGCGGGCCTGGCCAGCAGCGTCTCGCTCAGCAATCTCGGCTTTGATCCGGTGCGGGATCTCACACCCGTGCTGGGCGTGGGTGCCATTCCCTCGCTGCTCGTCGTCTCGCCGCAATCGCCGCATCGGGACGTCGCCTCGCTGCTCGCGGCGGCGCGGGCGGCGCCGGGGCGGGTCAGCTATGGCTCTTCCGGGCCTGGCACGGGCAGCCACCTCGCCGGCGTGCTGCTGGGCGCAGCGGCGGGGGTGGAATTGCTGCATGTGCCCTATCGCGGCTCGGGCGCCGTCTATCCCGACCTGATCGCGCAGCGCATCGACATGCTGCTCGATGTCATGGCCTCCTCCATCGGGCAGGTGCAGCAGGGCACGGTGCGGGCGCTCGGCATCACGTCGCGCAACCGCTCGGACGTGCTGCCGCAGGTGCCCGCCATCGCCGAGACGGTGCCGGGCTATGCCTTCGAGACCTGGGTGGGCCTGTTCATCCGCTCCGGCGCGCCGGAGGGCACGCAGCGCCGGCTGGAGGCGGCGGCACTCACCGCGCTGCAGGCCGCCCCGGTGCGCGAGCGCCTGCGGCTTTCCGCCGCCCAACCCATCCCGGCCGAGAGCGCGGCCTTCACCGCCTATTTCCGCGCCGATGTGGAACGGTGGGCGGAGATGGTGCGCCAGGGCCGCCTGCAACGTTCGGAGTGA
- the rnhA gene encoding ribonuclease HI → MPRARRPSVPDAPRKVEIWTDGGCKPNPGPGGWAAILRFGEVTRELTGAERETTNNRMELTAACAALEALTRPCQVMLHTDSEYVRNGMERWIKGWVRNNWRNAARDPVKNFDLWQRLLAAAKPHEVEWIWVRGHSGNPMNERADELATQAREGLGEGGRIGPN, encoded by the coding sequence ATGCCCAGAGCCCGGAGGCCCTCGGTGCCTGACGCCCCGCGCAAGGTCGAGATCTGGACGGATGGCGGCTGCAAGCCCAATCCGGGCCCTGGCGGCTGGGCCGCCATCCTGCGCTTCGGCGAGGTCACGCGCGAACTGACGGGGGCCGAGCGCGAGACGACCAACAACCGCATGGAGCTGACGGCCGCCTGCGCGGCGCTGGAGGCGCTGACCCGCCCCTGCCAGGTCATGCTGCACACCGACAGCGAATATGTCCGCAACGGCATGGAGCGGTGGATCAAGGGCTGGGTGCGGAACAACTGGCGCAACGCAGCGCGCGATCCCGTGAAGAATTTCGACCTCTGGCAGCGCCTGCTCGCCGCCGCCAAGCCGCATGAGGTGGAGTGGATCTGGGTGCGCGGGCATTCGGGCAATCCCATGAATGAGCGGGCCGATGAATTGGCCACGCAGGCGCGCGAGGGACTGGGCGAGGGCGGCAGGATCGGCCCAAACTGA